The Chitinophaga flava genome has a segment encoding these proteins:
- a CDS encoding TonB-dependent receptor — MAGTLVAAQTPDALSKKVSLQYVSVSLKTVIRDIEKQTKYTFAISSDELETRRGVSIHVHHAPLTDVLRQLFPPARYRVEIRDGQIIVIPQNSAPTDLSRNPADRVVSPNRWLLTGTITDGLVPLSGVSLREQGTSNGTATNENGNFKLELASGQAVLTVSLIGFETREISVRDRHNISITLQPDLKKLNELVVLGYGLQKRANITGAIAQIDGARLKSRPVPNVIAALQGTATGLVVTRSNGQPGKEGFNIQVRGVNSGNNNTPVIVDGVPGSLAVLNPDDIESVSILKDASAASIYGARGASGVVLVTTRSGKPGKLSIDFNTLAGFESPIRVPKRLPSYVQASMENEAAENAGSPAPWQPYEIELMKTGNHYALDYAHPGYYKYYYNFNQLPLLTKTKTGVENYNLSVKGGDSLTQFSASLGYFGRQGIFAVGPDRTHRVNARVNLNNRFSKHFSLETRLSYAQTNTLSPSQPVEGPQGLLAGLYRGPGNVPIFVPGTEHYAFGGAPTYAILHDGGTREEKNNYIDAVFTLRVDSLAKDLTLRLIYSPQKHTLHDNLGRNTIELWNQIAPVDAVQNNNLLQKSRLQAKGGNLQLLADYDTKINKHNIHLLGGYTQETYNTDQYTAASYNITKVEVDAYRFGNPPQYNMTQLASGTLMSMFGKFNYNYDNRYLLEANLIGARLSQYSSAFAPVEQWQVFPSFSAGWRLNNEEWFNHALHFFNEFKLRWSWGRLGNVNSWNTIDNDERLSTFTFGFNNPFSPFVYKNPIPQASGWENISTNNYGWDATLFRGRLTLSADYFVKHNRDMRIPVQLPSTAGAWPLRFNTGEMRSWGWELNAGWRSSHGPFTWYLNANLFNNQTKVLRNDGVNPQPGWNLGIPGYPYSSLFGYVADGYFQTTAEVQQHAFQSNNTGPGDLRYRDINGDKRIDNKDLVYLGSTDPQLAYGIDAGFSWKGIEVSVFFQGVSNRKVMPDPRYNIPFTSGWQQPWDINLDHWTPDHPDALFPRLYLRDVQNTVPSSHWAMNGAYIRLKNLQIGYSLPAAWLKRISVRNLRLYFSGQDLWETTKMKIRYYDPEQAGGYIGNAYPFFRSYTIGLNITVM, encoded by the coding sequence TTGGCCGGCACATTAGTAGCCGCCCAGACGCCTGATGCCCTCTCCAAAAAGGTGTCCCTCCAATATGTCAGTGTCAGCCTCAAAACCGTGATCCGGGACATCGAAAAACAAACCAAATACACTTTTGCTATTTCGAGTGATGAACTGGAGACCCGCAGGGGCGTTAGTATCCATGTACATCATGCCCCCCTGACTGACGTATTACGGCAGCTGTTCCCTCCTGCACGCTACCGCGTAGAGATCAGAGACGGCCAGATCATCGTCATACCACAAAACTCAGCTCCCACTGACCTCTCCCGTAATCCGGCTGATAGAGTCGTCAGTCCCAACCGCTGGCTGCTTACAGGCACCATCACCGACGGACTGGTCCCCCTCAGCGGCGTATCCCTCCGGGAACAAGGGACATCCAACGGCACCGCGACCAATGAAAACGGCAACTTCAAACTGGAACTAGCCTCCGGACAGGCTGTCCTTACCGTATCCCTGATAGGCTTTGAAACCAGGGAAATATCCGTAAGAGACCGACACAATATCAGCATCACCTTGCAACCAGACCTGAAAAAACTTAATGAACTGGTAGTGCTGGGTTATGGCCTGCAGAAACGCGCCAACATCACCGGCGCCATCGCACAGATAGACGGCGCCAGACTCAAAAGCAGGCCCGTACCCAACGTCATCGCTGCCCTGCAAGGAACCGCTACCGGACTGGTGGTCACCCGAAGCAATGGCCAACCTGGCAAGGAAGGCTTTAATATACAGGTACGTGGCGTAAACTCCGGCAACAACAATACTCCTGTTATCGTAGACGGAGTGCCCGGTTCACTCGCCGTACTCAATCCAGACGACATCGAATCCGTATCTATTCTTAAAGACGCTTCTGCAGCCTCCATTTATGGCGCCCGGGGAGCTAGCGGCGTGGTGCTTGTCACCACCCGCAGTGGCAAACCCGGTAAGTTGTCTATCGACTTCAATACGCTCGCCGGTTTTGAAAGCCCTATCCGTGTGCCCAAACGGCTGCCCTCCTATGTGCAGGCTTCCATGGAAAATGAAGCAGCGGAAAACGCAGGTAGTCCTGCTCCCTGGCAGCCCTATGAAATTGAGCTGATGAAAACGGGCAACCACTATGCACTGGACTATGCTCATCCCGGATACTATAAATACTATTATAATTTTAATCAGCTGCCGCTGCTCACCAAAACAAAAACCGGCGTAGAGAACTACAATCTCTCTGTAAAAGGAGGAGACTCCCTCACCCAGTTTTCTGCTTCTCTCGGATACTTCGGCAGGCAAGGCATTTTCGCAGTAGGGCCCGACCGGACCCATCGCGTCAATGCACGTGTCAATCTCAACAACCGCTTCAGTAAACACTTCAGCCTGGAAACCCGCCTTTCTTATGCTCAAACCAATACCCTGTCTCCTTCACAGCCGGTAGAAGGTCCGCAAGGGCTGCTGGCAGGGCTTTACCGCGGTCCGGGCAACGTACCCATTTTTGTACCGGGTACAGAACATTATGCATTCGGTGGTGCCCCCACTTATGCTATCCTCCATGATGGCGGCACCCGTGAAGAAAAAAACAATTACATAGATGCCGTGTTTACCCTGCGGGTAGACAGCCTTGCCAAAGACCTTACACTACGGCTGATCTATAGTCCGCAGAAACATACCCTGCACGATAACCTCGGACGCAATACGATTGAGCTCTGGAATCAGATCGCACCAGTAGACGCGGTACAAAACAACAATCTGCTGCAGAAAAGCAGACTACAAGCCAAAGGCGGTAATCTGCAACTGCTGGCCGACTACGATACCAAAATCAATAAACATAATATACATCTCCTTGGTGGCTATACGCAAGAGACCTATAACACAGACCAGTATACTGCTGCCTCCTACAATATCACCAAAGTAGAAGTGGACGCATACCGGTTTGGCAACCCTCCGCAATACAATATGACACAACTGGCCAGTGGTACGCTGATGTCTATGTTCGGAAAATTCAATTACAACTATGACAACCGTTACCTGCTGGAAGCAAACCTGATCGGCGCCCGTTTATCACAATACAGCAGTGCATTTGCACCTGTGGAGCAATGGCAGGTATTCCCTTCTTTCTCCGCCGGATGGCGGCTCAACAACGAAGAATGGTTTAACCACGCACTGCACTTTTTCAACGAGTTCAAGCTGCGTTGGTCCTGGGGCAGACTTGGCAATGTCAACAGCTGGAACACGATTGATAATGATGAAAGACTCAGTACTTTTACTTTCGGCTTCAATAACCCGTTCTCTCCTTTTGTTTATAAGAACCCTATTCCACAGGCTTCCGGCTGGGAAAACATTTCTACCAACAACTACGGCTGGGATGCCACGCTGTTCCGGGGCAGACTGACCCTTTCAGCAGACTACTTCGTGAAACACAACCGCGATATGCGTATACCGGTACAGCTACCTTCTACAGCAGGTGCATGGCCTCTCCGCTTTAATACCGGTGAGATGAGATCATGGGGCTGGGAACTGAATGCCGGCTGGAGAAGCAGTCATGGACCTTTTACCTGGTACCTCAACGCCAACCTGTTTAACAACCAGACAAAAGTATTGCGCAATGATGGCGTAAATCCTCAACCAGGCTGGAATCTGGGCATACCGGGTTACCCATATTCCTCTCTGTTTGGATACGTAGCCGACGGCTATTTCCAAACAACAGCCGAAGTACAGCAACACGCCTTCCAGAGCAATAATACAGGACCTGGCGACCTCCGCTACCGCGACATCAATGGTGATAAACGAATTGATAACAAGGATCTCGTTTACCTCGGCAGCACGGATCCTCAGCTGGCTTACGGCATAGACGCGGGTTTCTCCTGGAAAGGTATAGAAGTCTCTGTCTTCTTCCAGGGTGTCAGCAACCGGAAAGTAATGCCGGATCCCCGTTATAATATTCCATTCACCAGCGGCTGGCAACAACCCTGGGATATCAACCTGGACCACTGGACACCGGATCATCCCGATGCATTATTTCCCCGTCTTTACCTACGGGATGTACAGAACACAGTTCCATCCAGCCATTGGGCCATGAACGGTGCTTACATTCGTCTTAAAAATCTACAGATAGGCTATAGCCTTCCAGCCGCCTGGCTCAAAAGAATCAGTGTCAGAAATTTACGCCTCTATTTCTCTGGTCAGGATCTCTGGGAAACTACT